In Phormidium yuhuli AB48, one genomic interval encodes:
- a CDS encoding gluconokinase has translation MSKSPVPVVIVMGVSGCGKTTVAQGLAERLGWRFLEGDRFHPQANVAKMTRGIPLEDDDRVPWLQELGVAIAQARRESQTSGTGIVVACSALKQAYRDQLMLNQEPFLWLYLRGEFELLRQRLETRSDHFMPAQLLASQFAALEEPQEAITLDCGRSPQDLIADTLKFL, from the coding sequence ATGTCTAAGTCTCCTGTACCCGTGGTGATCGTGATGGGAGTATCCGGTTGTGGCAAAACAACGGTGGCTCAAGGATTGGCAGAACGCTTAGGCTGGCGATTCTTGGAGGGGGACCGGTTTCATCCCCAGGCCAATGTGGCGAAAATGACTCGGGGGATTCCCCTAGAGGATGATGATCGCGTCCCCTGGTTGCAGGAACTCGGGGTGGCGATCGCCCAGGCTCGGCGGGAGAGTCAGACCTCTGGGACGGGTATTGTTGTGGCCTGTTCTGCTCTTAAACAAGCCTATCGAGATCAGTTGATGCTGAATCAAGAGCCGTTCCTGTGGCTGTACCTGCGAGGAGAGTTTGAGCTATTGCGTCAACGGCTGGAGACACGCTCTGACCACTTTATGCCGGCCCAACTCTTGGCTAGTCAGTTTGCGGCCCTCGAAGAGCCCCAGGAGGCAATCACTCTCGATTGTGGGCGATCGCCCCAGGACTTGATTGCCGATACCCTTAAATTTTTGTGA
- a CDS encoding glycosyltransferase family 2 protein, producing the protein MTKLIIQIPCYNEEATLGVTLSALPREIPGIDVVEWLIVNDGSIDQTVDVAKACGVDHVVNFDYNRGLAKAFMAGIDASLKAGADIIVNTDADNQYCADDIPKLIRPILRHDADMVIGSRPIEEIQHFSPTKKFLQRLGSWVVRLASNTQIPDAPSGFRAYSREAAISLNVFNEYTYTLETIIQAGQEGMAITSVPIRTNGYLRPSRLVKSIPAYIKRSILTIVRIFMTYRPLRFFVLLGSVPLGAGGLLCLRWLILFMADPTRSRTPSLILATILIVIGFQLWMFGAIADVMAANRKMLEDVQQRLRRAEYEKYRRP; encoded by the coding sequence ATGACGAAACTCATTATTCAGATTCCCTGTTACAACGAAGAAGCGACTCTGGGTGTTACCTTATCAGCCCTACCTCGGGAAATTCCCGGGATTGATGTCGTGGAGTGGCTGATCGTCAATGACGGTAGCATCGATCAGACGGTCGATGTTGCGAAAGCCTGTGGGGTAGATCATGTTGTGAATTTTGATTACAATCGGGGTTTAGCCAAAGCCTTTATGGCAGGGATTGATGCTTCTCTCAAGGCAGGGGCAGATATCATCGTCAACACCGATGCGGATAATCAATACTGTGCCGATGATATCCCTAAACTCATTCGACCGATCCTACGCCATGACGCTGATATGGTGATTGGCTCCCGTCCCATTGAGGAGATTCAGCATTTTTCGCCAACCAAGAAGTTTTTACAACGGCTCGGCAGTTGGGTGGTGCGTCTGGCCAGCAATACTCAGATTCCTGATGCTCCCAGTGGCTTCCGTGCCTATAGTCGTGAAGCCGCCATTAGCCTCAATGTCTTTAATGAATACACCTATACCTTGGAAACTATTATCCAAGCTGGACAGGAGGGGATGGCTATTACCTCGGTTCCTATTCGTACCAATGGCTATCTACGACCTTCTCGCTTAGTCAAGAGCATCCCAGCCTACATCAAGCGGTCGATTTTGACGATTGTTCGTATTTTCATGACCTATCGGCCCCTACGGTTTTTTGTCCTCCTCGGAAGCGTTCCTCTGGGGGCGGGGGGGTTACTCTGTCTACGCTGGCTCATTTTGTTTATGGCTGATCCCACCCGCTCTCGGACTCCTAGTTTAATCTTGGCCACGATTCTGATTGTGATTGGTTTCCAGTTATGGATGTTTGGGGCGATCGCCGATGTGATGGCGGCTAACCGCAAGATGCTCGAAGATGTCCAGCAACGGTTACGACGGGCTGAATATGAAAAGTATCGTCGTCCATGA
- the gltX gene encoding glutamate--tRNA ligase — protein MSIRVRLAPSPTGNLHIGTARTAVFNWLFAKHHGGQFILRIEDTDTERSKPEFTENIVSGLHWLGLDWDEGPFYQSQRLDLYRQAVQTLLDKGLAYRCYCTPEELEAMREEQKAKKQAPRYDNRHRHLTPEQQQAYEAEGRTAVIRFKIDDDRPIVWDDLVRGTLTWAGRDLGGDMAIARAAKPGEIGQPLYNLAVVVDDVDMKISHVIRGEDHIANTAKQILLYEALEQPVPKFAHTPLILNPNGQKLSKRDGATSVNDFQQLGYTAEALANYMALLGWSPPDAEERFTLDEAAKQFDFARVNKAGARFDWDKLNWLNSQVLHELSPETLLEQLIPYWQEAGYEFDVESDRPWLLQVAAVVGASLTVLPDAVEMSRPLFTQSVDYDEKAQQQLAMEQVPETLAAVRDKLGESAELTEATAKDIIKQVTKELKVKKGLVMKSLRAALTGAVQGPDLIQSWLILNARGLDRQRLDQAINH, from the coding sequence ATGTCTATCCGAGTTCGCTTAGCGCCAAGTCCCACCGGAAACCTTCATATTGGCACCGCTCGCACAGCCGTGTTTAACTGGCTATTTGCAAAACATCATGGCGGCCAGTTTATTCTCCGCATCGAAGACACAGATACAGAGCGGTCCAAACCTGAGTTTACCGAGAACATTGTCAGCGGGTTACACTGGTTAGGACTGGATTGGGATGAAGGGCCGTTCTACCAATCCCAACGATTGGATTTATATCGCCAAGCGGTGCAAACCCTCCTGGATAAAGGCTTAGCCTATCGCTGCTACTGCACCCCAGAAGAACTCGAGGCCATGCGAGAGGAGCAGAAAGCCAAGAAACAAGCCCCTCGCTACGACAATCGCCATCGCCATCTGACCCCCGAACAGCAACAGGCCTACGAAGCCGAAGGACGAACCGCCGTTATTCGCTTTAAGATCGATGACGATCGCCCCATCGTCTGGGATGACTTAGTGCGAGGAACCCTAACCTGGGCCGGACGAGATCTCGGTGGGGATATGGCGATCGCCCGGGCCGCCAAACCCGGCGAGATTGGTCAACCCCTCTATAACCTAGCGGTGGTGGTGGATGATGTGGATATGAAGATTAGCCATGTCATCCGAGGCGAAGATCATATCGCCAATACCGCGAAGCAGATTCTACTCTATGAAGCCTTGGAACAGCCGGTTCCCAAGTTTGCCCATACCCCCTTGATTCTCAACCCCAACGGTCAAAAACTCTCAAAACGAGATGGGGCCACGTCAGTCAATGATTTTCAGCAGTTAGGCTATACTGCTGAAGCCTTGGCCAATTACATGGCCCTGTTAGGATGGTCGCCGCCGGATGCTGAAGAACGCTTCACGTTAGACGAAGCCGCAAAGCAGTTTGATTTTGCGCGAGTCAACAAAGCTGGCGCCCGCTTTGACTGGGATAAACTGAATTGGCTCAACAGTCAGGTATTACATGAATTATCCCCAGAAACCCTATTAGAGCAACTGATCCCCTATTGGCAGGAGGCGGGGTATGAGTTTGACGTGGAGAGCGATCGCCCCTGGCTATTACAAGTCGCGGCTGTTGTGGGAGCCAGTTTAACGGTTCTCCCAGATGCCGTCGAGATGAGTCGTCCCCTATTTACGCAATCAGTTGACTATGACGAGAAGGCCCAACAGCAGCTGGCTATGGAACAAGTCCCAGAAACCCTCGCCGCCGTTCGCGACAAGTTAGGGGAGTCTGCGGAGTTGACAGAAGCCACAGCCAAAGACATCATCAAACAGGTGACGAAGGAGCTAAAAGTCAAGAAGGGCCTGGTGATGAAGTCTCTACGAGCCGCCTTAACAGGAGCCGTACAAGGACCCGATTTAATCCAATCCTGGCTGATTCTCAATGCCCGAGGCTTGGATCGACAACGGCTCGATCAGGCCATTAATCATTAA
- a CDS encoding ATP-dependent DNA helicase, with product MGQPVIEAEVHGALRDFLRVSGGDRWPHHLTMARLVARALRLGRDALIQTGVFPTSSQRYALSYLMPILMSPTAVVLIGSTQVRRQLQERDIPDLQDWLGSNKPVREGDRLDAGFQGLLLTSPEAWLSDRLAGGQGFPDGVPTLIDGADDWERWTQQSLTVAISPQDWVDWIAASPEQGQQIRDVQVALVRRSWERPENPYQSHPLDKQEQAALGQLTPDAGMPPAWRNFWDSWPSHPGGIWAKLNRHQGQLWLYHSPVDLGKYLAPLWRRQPMVWVGGALDLERDAPAFRERLGLGDMTCVKFSPDRQQAYLHLYAPERLPLPNTPEYKPALLRELHELIRIGSSAETAAGLITIIVGDVPLRAIVAAQLAADFGSRVQVQQYDLPENGILISGWSFWREHQADLPPSKLLAIATLPFPSLEDPHVSAQVAHYKQQRQDWFRLYLLPTALSDLQRAIAPIRGVQGTVVLLDVRAIYRSYGKQIFAALSPYARVNSPEVGLF from the coding sequence ATGGGTCAACCTGTGATTGAAGCGGAAGTTCACGGTGCATTACGAGATTTTTTACGGGTCTCTGGGGGCGATCGCTGGCCTCATCATTTAACCATGGCCCGGCTGGTGGCCCGTGCCTTGCGGTTGGGTCGTGATGCCTTGATTCAGACAGGAGTCTTTCCCACCTCGTCTCAACGCTATGCCCTCAGTTACCTCATGCCTATCCTCATGTCGCCGACAGCGGTGGTGCTGATTGGCTCGACTCAGGTGCGACGACAGTTACAAGAGCGAGATATCCCAGACTTGCAGGATTGGTTAGGGTCTAATAAGCCGGTTCGGGAGGGCGATCGCCTGGATGCTGGTTTTCAAGGCCTATTGCTCACCTCCCCAGAGGCTTGGTTGAGCGATCGCCTGGCCGGAGGACAAGGATTTCCCGATGGAGTTCCCACCCTCATTGATGGGGCCGATGATTGGGAACGCTGGACACAACAGAGTCTGACGGTGGCGATTTCGCCTCAAGACTGGGTGGATTGGATTGCAGCCTCTCCTGAACAGGGGCAACAGATTCGCGATGTGCAGGTGGCCCTGGTGCGCCGGAGTTGGGAACGGCCGGAGAACCCCTATCAGTCTCATCCCCTGGATAAACAGGAACAGGCGGCTCTAGGACAATTGACGCCAGATGCGGGAATGCCTCCGGCTTGGCGCAACTTCTGGGACTCTTGGCCATCGCACCCTGGGGGAATTTGGGCTAAACTCAATCGCCACCAAGGACAACTGTGGCTGTACCATTCTCCGGTCGATTTGGGGAAATATTTAGCCCCCCTCTGGCGACGTCAACCCATGGTTTGGGTGGGAGGTGCGCTCGATTTAGAACGAGATGCCCCCGCCTTTCGGGAGCGATTGGGGTTGGGGGATATGACCTGTGTTAAATTCAGTCCCGATCGCCAACAAGCCTATCTCCATCTCTATGCTCCGGAACGACTCCCCCTCCCCAACACCCCAGAATATAAACCCGCCTTACTACGAGAACTCCATGAGCTGATTCGCATCGGCAGTTCCGCTGAAACCGCAGCGGGGCTGATTACCATCATTGTCGGAGATGTTCCCCTGCGGGCGATTGTTGCCGCTCAACTGGCTGCTGATTTTGGCTCTCGGGTGCAGGTTCAACAGTATGACTTACCCGAGAATGGGATTCTTATCAGTGGTTGGTCTTTTTGGCGGGAGCATCAGGCAGACTTGCCCCCCAGTAAACTCCTGGCCATCGCCACCCTTCCCTTCCCTTCCCTCGAAGATCCTCACGTGAGTGCCCAGGTGGCCCATTACAAACAACAACGACAGGATTGGTTTCGTCTCTATCTCCTGCCAACGGCCCTCAGCGATCTGCAACGGGCGATCGCCCCGATCCGAGGAGTCCAAGGAACCGTCGTGTTGCTGGATGTGCGGGCCATCTATCGCAGTTATGGCAAACAGATTTTTGCAGCCTTAAGTCCCTACGCTCGCGTTAATTCCCCAGAGGTGGGCTTATTTTAA
- a CDS encoding GTPase family protein, translating into MVRFKSWQWAILALPLVSIVGFLLVAAGWQIQHWGLSWIWAIFIVALLGWRWLLARWTKPQLAQLEAAVADANQQLEASRNRAEQHGNNPEAAQAVRDALQEILQETQQDPPFWEDWACFWQRGQAVVVAVARAYNPDVKYPLLSIYVPQAYGLIRGTVDDLDRWMEQLSPVLGQVTVGQAYQAYEVYQKLEPSARKLRQVWGWAQWLFNPAVAAARQVTQKSSSQATQELLGNLGQLLREAALRNLAQQAIYLYSGEMSQESLPNLTQEEESGAKRFGQTETETLANILDRAESAETIEKKPVNLLLVGRTGAGKSSVINTLFDSDRAAVDVLPSTDKLCRYVWEAPSGDSLVLWDTPGYEQANRQDYRALVLERAQEADLVLLVTPALDPALQMDEDFLRELQKEVSDLPAMAIVTQVDRLRPLREWSPPYDWEGGDRPKEQSIRHATEYRQQELGHLCRAVLPLVTRDERAQREAWNLHQLSNSVVASLDPAKQLRLTRFLRDRKTRIRGAAQIIERYSRQMATTQGLTNFLKSPILQFISTLTTGQPTLAYLLAEQIPVEQLPIVIGKLQIAYDLFSLLTKDDDIRKFDLLSLWSILLDNPSPPERNAWAFGHAVTEYWVEKLSTEQLQKRFKEYFEEYGNRE; encoded by the coding sequence CAGTTGGATTTGGGCGATTTTTATCGTGGCTCTCCTCGGCTGGCGTTGGCTGTTGGCTCGCTGGACAAAACCCCAACTTGCCCAACTTGAAGCAGCGGTGGCCGATGCCAATCAGCAACTCGAAGCCAGCCGCAATCGGGCAGAACAGCATGGGAATAACCCCGAAGCGGCCCAGGCGGTGCGAGATGCCCTCCAGGAGATTTTACAAGAGACGCAACAAGACCCTCCCTTCTGGGAGGATTGGGCCTGTTTCTGGCAACGGGGACAGGCGGTGGTGGTGGCGGTGGCCCGGGCCTATAACCCCGATGTTAAATATCCTTTACTGAGTATCTATGTTCCCCAAGCCTATGGCTTAATTCGCGGAACCGTTGACGACCTCGATCGCTGGATGGAACAGCTATCACCGGTTCTAGGACAGGTGACGGTGGGCCAAGCTTATCAAGCCTATGAGGTGTATCAGAAACTTGAACCCTCAGCTCGTAAATTGCGTCAAGTTTGGGGATGGGCCCAATGGCTGTTTAATCCAGCGGTGGCAGCGGCCCGCCAGGTGACGCAAAAATCCAGTAGCCAGGCCACTCAGGAACTGTTAGGGAATTTGGGACAACTGCTACGGGAAGCCGCGTTACGGAATTTAGCCCAACAAGCGATTTATCTATATTCAGGAGAGATGTCTCAGGAGTCGTTACCTAATCTGACGCAAGAGGAGGAGTCTGGGGCGAAACGCTTTGGCCAGACGGAGACGGAAACCCTCGCCAACATTCTCGATCGCGCCGAGTCCGCTGAAACCATCGAGAAAAAACCCGTCAATTTGTTATTGGTGGGGCGCACTGGGGCCGGGAAGAGTAGTGTGATTAATACCCTTTTTGACAGCGATCGCGCGGCGGTGGATGTCTTACCCAGTACGGATAAGCTCTGTCGTTATGTTTGGGAGGCTCCTAGCGGTGATTCCTTGGTGCTGTGGGATACCCCAGGCTATGAACAGGCTAATCGTCAGGATTATCGGGCTTTGGTGTTGGAACGCGCTCAGGAAGCGGATTTGGTCTTACTGGTGACCCCAGCTCTCGATCCGGCGTTACAGATGGATGAGGATTTTTTACGGGAGTTACAGAAGGAAGTAAGTGATTTACCGGCTATGGCCATTGTCACCCAAGTCGATCGCCTGCGTCCCTTGCGAGAGTGGAGTCCCCCCTATGACTGGGAAGGGGGCGATCGCCCCAAGGAACAATCCATCCGCCACGCCACAGAATACCGTCAGCAGGAACTCGGCCACCTCTGTCGAGCGGTTCTCCCCCTGGTAACGCGGGATGAGCGGGCCCAGCGGGAGGCTTGGAATCTACATCAACTGTCTAACTCTGTCGTCGCCTCGTTAGATCCGGCCAAGCAACTGCGACTGACCCGATTTTTGCGCGATCGTAAAACTCGCATTCGCGGTGCGGCTCAAATCATCGAACGCTACAGCCGCCAAATGGCAACAACTCAGGGACTCACCAACTTTCTCAAAAGTCCCATCCTACAATTCATTTCCACCCTGACCACGGGACAACCTACCTTAGCCTATCTCCTGGCTGAACAAATCCCCGTCGAGCAACTGCCTATTGTTATCGGCAAACTTCAGATTGCCTATGATTTATTTTCCCTCTTGACCAAGGATGATGACATCCGCAAATTCGATCTCCTCTCCCTCTGGTCTATCTTATTAGACAATCCCTCACCCCCAGAACGCAATGCTTGGGCGTTTGGCCATGCGGTGACGGAATACTGGGTGGAAAAACTCTCGACGGAACAACTGCAAAAACGGTTTAAGGAGTATTTTGAGGAGTATGGGAATAGGGAATAG